AACCAGCTAAAGCTATCGGTACATTGGAACAACGCCGTAATGCCTATTTCCAACGTTTGATTCAAGGCATGAACAACAACTTCACCAGCCTGAATATGGATACGGGCATTGAAGAATGGTTTGTCACCCTAGCCCAATCTGCTAACCCTTACCAAAAGCAGGAAGATAACCGCGACATCGAAATTCGTGTAGTGCTGGAGTTGCTAAACAAAATCGACAGCCGTATCGACCCAAAATACATGCAAATCAGCGGTGATGGTCGGGTCAATCTGAAAATTGATGGTCAGCCGCGTGAGCTGTCCCACCTGAGCACTGGTTTTGCTTCCATCCTGAAAATGCTACAGGCGATTGTGTCCGGTTATGGCTATTTCACCAATGAAACCCGCTTGCAACAGGTGAAGGGTATCGTGCTGATTGATGAAATCGAAAGCCACCTGCATCTGTCTTGGCAAGCAAAGATCATCCCCTTGCTCAAACATTTATTCCCGAATACCACCTTTTATATCACCACCCATTCTTCTATCGTGCTGTCACAACTCAAGGCGGGTGAGGCCTACCGCCTGCAACGCGCTACCGATGGCGTGGTACGTACCCAAGCGATTACTTCACCCAGCACCACCTCGTTGATTGATGTGCTGCAAGAAGCCTTTGATATTGATTTGAATCGTCTGAAACTGGACAGCCTCGTTCCCGCTGATCAGCAACAAGCGAAACAACAGTTGCTCAACCTGATCAATGGACAGGGGGTGTAATGACAATGCGTAAGGTTTTATTAGACGCAAACTTATTGATCGCCGCCTTGGATGACGGTAGCACAACTTCCGAAGCCGAACGTGCCAAAGCCAAACAAACCTTGGCAGCCTTATTGAGCAATGCGGAGGTGACGCTGATTATCACCCCATTGATTCGCTACGAAGTGCTGCGCGGCATTGGCTGGCAAGATCAGGTACGTTTTGCCCAGTTGAAACAATCACTGGATGGTTTGACCGAACTGGATGTCAACCGCCATGTCTCCGAATTGGCAGCCAACTTATTCCGCTTTGACCGTGCAGAGATTCCAGACCAGCAACGCAATATTGAAAAGCGCAAGTTTGATGTGTTCCACCTTGCCAGTGCCAAGTGCCATGATTTGGAACTGGCATCACAAGATTCAGATATTGCGGGGTTGGAAGGGTTGCATGAGCGTTATACGCAGGCAATCTCATGAAACGATTACGAACTCAGCAAGCCACATCTTCTTTAGTGAGCCAGTCATGCTAATCTTCAACTGTACCAAAGCCGCCACCGAGTTTTTCCCCGCCACCTGCAAAGGCGTGAAGCAATCGCCCGTGTATGCGCCCAACCAGGACATCACCACCGCTAGCCAACGTATACAACATACTGATGGCAGTCAGACGTTACTGTTCCAGTGGGTACTGCACGCCATCACGCTCAAGCGCAAACATTGCCTGATAGCGATGGAGGTCAACACCCGTTTCAGCGTCATCCTCACCGCCATGCCTAAAGGCAATCCCGATGCGTTCATTGACCGCTTCAAACCCCGTCTGCTGGATCAATTATTCGGGTTTGCATTGCAATCTGGCATCTTGAAGGAAGAACAGTTCGCCATGTTCATTAACGAATTCATGGCGCAAACTGCTGATATTTTCTTGTGTCAACGTTCCGATCGCAGCGTACAAGCTCATATCAACGATGTGGTTTCGCAGTTCACCGAAACCGTGAATGCCAGCGGATACGTGCCGGATAACGAAGGCGAAATGCTGCATTTCAGCAGTTACATCAACCGTACATTGCGTAAAACCAAGCAAAGCAGGGACTATACCCAGCCAGATGAGCAAATGCTGTTGTTCTGGCTACAGCAATTTTGCGGTTTCACACCAGAACAGGCGGCGAGCATCAAGCAACATTTTGCTGACCTACACCGTCGCAGTTTTAGCGCATGGAATGACATACCCGATGATGTGAAGCCGCCGCCATACACGGATAAAATTGTGATATTGGAAGACTTCAAGGCACAAAAAGGGAATAAATAATGCCAGCCTTGCCACGCTTCCAAGAAGAATACAGCGCCAAACTCCCCGCATTGGCACTGTTGAGCCAATTGGGGTGGTCATTCCTCTCCCCGCAACAGGCCGTGATTGCCCGCCACGGCCATTACGATCAGGTGGTGTTGCGCGACATCTTGCGCAGCGAATTGCAAAAACGCCGTTTTACCTTCGCGGGTCGTGAATATGCCCTGTCGAGCCACGCGCTGGATAACCTGATTGCTGAAGTGTGCAGCCCCGCCCTCAACGAAGGTTTGCTGTCTGCCAACGAAAAGCTCTACAACCACCTGCTGTACGGCATTTCCATCACCGAATTTGTTGACGGCAAAAAAGCCAACCCGACCATTGCCCTGATCGACTGGCATAACCCCGCCAACAACCATTTCAGCTTTACCGAAGAATTTAGTATTACCCGCGCGGGCGGTGTCGATACACGCCGCCCTGACATCGTGTGTTTCGTCAATGGCATCCCGTTGGTAGTCATCGAAGCCAAACGCCCCAATGGTCACGCGAACAAAGCTCCCACCATCGACGAAGGCATTTCACAAAGTCTGCGCAATCAACGCCCCGACGAAATCCCGCACCTGTTCGCTTACAGCCAATTATTGCTCTCCATCAATGGTGCTGAAGGCCGTTACGCAACCTGTGCCACCCCCAGTAAATTCTGGTCAGCATGGCGCGAGGAAGACATCAGCCCTGCGGAAATGCACGCCATCAAAAACCGCCCGCTGACCGCACTACAAACCGAAATCCTGTTTGCCCACCGCACAGCCCAAGATTGGGCGTGGTATCAGGCTTGGAGTACCGCTGAATTGGCAGTGACAGGGCAAGATCATTTGCTGATTAGCCTGTTACAACCACAACGCTTATTGGAAATGGTGCGGTTTTACACCTTGTTCGATAAAAAGGTTGGCAAAATTGTTGCGCGTTATCAGCAGGTGTTTGCGATAAAACGGCTGATCGAGCGGTTGACGGGGAAAGACCCCCTCCCTGACTCCCCCTTGCCAGGGGGAGGAGATAAGAACATGGTGCGGGATTCTTGCTCCCTCCCCTGGCAAGGGGAGGGTTGGGGTGGGGTCTCTTCACGCGGCGGCGTGATCTGGCACACCACCGGCTCAGGCAAATCCTTCACAATGGTTTTCCTCAGCAAAGCCCTGATCCTGCACGACTCCCTCAAACACTGCCGTATTTTGGTTGTCACCGACAGGG
The sequence above is drawn from the Thiothrix nivea DSM 5205 genome and encodes:
- a CDS encoding AAA family ATPase, yielding MLTYPIKIEGLKGVGSVELNLQENQRVYTLIGANGVGKTKTLEALFQVLLATNEAFANYQTGWGIALCFREIQHIPLPTSLTANGIRDQLTAQFPSHHLPIVFLASQNRGFIQHDNKPAKAIGTLEQRRNAYFQRLIQGMNNNFTSLNMDTGIEEWFVTLAQSANPYQKQEDNRDIEIRVVLELLNKIDSRIDPKYMQISGDGRVNLKIDGQPRELSHLSTGFASILKMLQAIVSGYGYFTNETRLQQVKGIVLIDEIESHLHLSWQAKIIPLLKHLFPNTTFYITTHSSIVLSQLKAGEAYRLQRATDGVVRTQAITSPSTTSLIDVLQEAFDIDLNRLKLDSLVPADQQQAKQQLLNLINGQGV
- a CDS encoding DUF6933 domain-containing protein codes for the protein MLIFNCTKAATEFFPATCKGVKQSPVYAPNQDITTASQRIQHTDGSQTLLFQWVLHAITLKRKHCLIAMEVNTRFSVILTAMPKGNPDAFIDRFKPRLLDQLFGFALQSGILKEEQFAMFINEFMAQTADIFLCQRSDRSVQAHINDVVSQFTETVNASGYVPDNEGEMLHFSSYINRTLRKTKQSRDYTQPDEQMLLFWLQQFCGFTPEQAASIKQHFADLHRRSFSAWNDIPDDVKPPPYTDKIVILEDFKAQKGNK
- a CDS encoding type II toxin-antitoxin system VapC family toxin → MRKVLLDANLLIAALDDGSTTSEAERAKAKQTLAALLSNAEVTLIITPLIRYEVLRGIGWQDQVRFAQLKQSLDGLTELDVNRHVSELAANLFRFDRAEIPDQQRNIEKRKFDVFHLASAKCHDLELASQDSDIAGLEGLHERYTQAIS